CGATTCTCGGCTCGGACGACTTCGACGTAGCCGACGTCGACGTGACCACCCTGGTCTGCGGTCCCGATGGCGCAGCGCCCGAGCACAAGCAGGGCGGCCACGCCGTGGACATAAACCAAGATGGTCTAACGGATCTGCTCTCGCACTACCGCACACGAGAGACCGGCATCGCTCCCGGCGATACTCAGGCGTGCGTGTCGGGCCAGACCCTTGACGGGATTCCCTTTCAGGGATGCGACGAGATCACGACCGTGCCGGCCCGTGGAATTCGGGCCGACTAACGCCGACTGCGCCGGCTCCCGGCCAATCCAGCCAACCCAAGCAGAACCAGCAGGCCTGTGCCGTCGCCGCCACCGGGGCCACAGCAACAATGGAAAGCACGCAGATCGAGATTTCCGCTCCCTCGACCGGGTGCGATTCGACTTATCGGCAAGGCTGAGACGGTGGATCTACGTTCTGGCCGAGCCTATCCCCCCAACTTCGCGAGGTTGGAATGAGGCGGATGATGTTGGATTCACTGCGTGAGTCCACTCCCTCCACTGCTGCGGCGGCGCTTCGGCGCGTCTGCTTCGACATCAACCCGGATGGCGCGTGTTGGGCGGGTGTCATCGCCTGGTTCGACAATTTCATCTTTGGCCGCTATCCCAGGGGTGAGATGTGGCGTATCAATCTCGGCGGCGTCTTGCTCGTCGTTTGGATGGTGCCGATCTGGCTGCCCAGGGTGAGGGACAAGATATACGTCGGTTTCAGCACCGTGTTCCTGTATCCCTTCCTCGGCTTCTATCTCTTCGCCGGCGGCGAGAAGGGGCTGTTCCTTCAAGTCATGTTTTCGCTCGCGATCGTCGTCCTGATCGGCAACACCCTCAACGCCTACCACGGGGTCCGCACGGGGCGTTCGCTGCCCGCGGTCGTGATCGCCGGCCTCGGCATGAAGGCGTCGTCGGACAAGGTGCGGCGCAACACCTTGCTGGCCATCTTCGCCGCTGCCTTCGCGGTAGTGTTTTGGATGCAGATGGACTGGGGCCTCGTATCCGTCGAATGGACCTTATGGGGCGGGCTGTTCCTGACCTTCGTGATTTCCGGCATCGGCATCGCCTTCGCCCTGCCTGGCGGCATCGTTCTCGCGATGGGCCGTCGATCGCAGCTGCCCGTCATCCGGATACTCTGTACCGGATTCATCGAAGTCTTCCGGTCGGTGCCGTTGATCACCATCCTGTTCATGGCGACGACCATGTTCCCGCTGTTCCTGCCCGAGGGGTTCAACTTGAACAAGCTGGTGCAGGTGATCGTGGCGGTGTGCCTGTTCAACGCCTGCTACATGGCCGAAGTGGTGCGCGCCGGCCTGCAGGCGATTCCCAAGGGCCAATACGAAGCGGCCATGGCGATGGGTCTCGGTTATTGGAAGATGATGGGCCTGATCGTCATGCCGCAGGCGCTGAAGTTCATGATCCCGAACATCGTCGGCAACTTCATCGGCCTGTTGAAGGACACCACGCTGGTCTCGATCATCGGGTTGTTCGATATCCTGAACATGCTCAAGGCGGCCAGTCAGGACGTGCCTTGGCGCGGCTTGCACAAGGAGCCGCTGGCAGTCGGTGCTGCCATCTTCTTCGTCATTTGCTTCGCCATGTCGAAGTACAGCCGCCATCTCGAAGAAACCCTCGGCGGCGGAACGGAT
This window of the Myxococcales bacterium genome carries:
- a CDS encoding amino acid ABC transporter permease is translated as MRRMMLDSLRESTPSTAAAALRRVCFDINPDGACWAGVIAWFDNFIFGRYPRGEMWRINLGGVLLVVWMVPIWLPRVRDKIYVGFSTVFLYPFLGFYLFAGGEKGLFLQVMFSLAIVVLIGNTLNAYHGVRTGRSLPAVVIAGLGMKASSDKVRRNTLLAIFAAAFAVVFWMQMDWGLVSVEWTLWGGLFLTFVISGIGIAFALPGGIVLAMGRRSQLPVIRILCTGFIEVFRSVPLITILFMATTMFPLFLPEGFNLNKLVQVIVAVCLFNACYMAEVVRAGLQAIPKGQYEAAMAMGLGYWKMMGLIVMPQALKFMIPNIVGNFIGLLKDTTLVSIIGLFDILNMLKAASQDVPWRGLHKEPLAVGAAIFFVICFAMSKYSRHLEETLGGGTDR